The genome window GTTGAGTTGCTTTCTGGCCTAAAATCTCTTCCAATTGTTGTAATACAAATTTTTTCCTTTCTTCTTGAGTATAAGCCTTGGCACCGGGATTTAAAAAACCAGTAAACCCAAACTTTGTCTTGTCGATATTAGTATGATCATACATCTCAGCAATAATTCCAGAATTACTGTAGAACATACCCGAAAAGCCATTCTCTCTCCAGAAAGGACGTTTATATTCTATCACATATTTAATTGATCCACCCATCCAAGTTTGAACAGTAGGAAAGAGAGCTGTCAATTCTTGAGGGAGACTTGGAGAAAAAGAAATCTGTGACCCCACCAATTGAGGAGGCAAACACAACACTACTTTATTGGCCTGATAAGTTTCATTCGTTACTGTTTCTACTATCAATTTATGCCCATCTTCTCGAATAGCATTCACTTTTGCATTGAGGATAACTTGCTCAGATTTTAGTTTACTTTTTAGAGTGTGAATTAAATTTTCCGATCCCCCTTCAATTCTATAAGAAGATGCTTCATTTTGTGGTACAAAAAACTCTTGGATTGGGGAATATGGATTGGGTTGAAACAAGGATTTACCTTCTGAAAATTGTTGGAATTTCTGAATACCTAATGCTTTCAATGTAGATATGATATGGGTATGCACTCCTTGTAACCAAGTGGCTCCCAGTTCAAGAGGTGTATTATTTTTTCCTTGAAGTGTTTGCATTCTGCCTCCAATTCTTGGAGAAGCTTCTAAAATGGTAGCTTTAATATTTTTTTCTAATAGTAAACTAGCTAACATTAACCCACTTAAACCACCGCCAACAATAATAATTTCTTCGTCTTGTTTCATTTATCTTTAAAAGCGTATTTCTTCCCAGTTGTTCTACATTTTGTGATGACGAATCTACATAGAATGTTGATCATCTTTATCTAAACTATTAAAAATTTGTATTGTTTTTCATAATTGTTGAAATAAAAAAAGCACCCCTAAATGGGATGCTCTATATTTTGGATTATAATATCTCAGATAACTTTTCTTTCGTTGCTTTTTTAAGTTCGTCTACTTTCTGTTCAGCAACGTACTCCCCAACTTTTAAACCTCCTTTGGCTA of Flammeovirga agarivorans contains these proteins:
- a CDS encoding flavin monoamine oxidase family protein produces the protein MKQDEEIIIVGGGLSGLMLASLLLEKNIKATILEASPRIGGRMQTLQGKNNTPLELGATWLQGVHTHIISTLKALGIQKFQQFSEGKSLFQPNPYSPIQEFFVPQNEASSYRIEGGSENLIHTLKSKLKSEQVILNAKVNAIREDGHKLIVETVTNETYQANKVVLCLPPQLVGSQISFSPSLPQELTALFPTVQTWMGGSIKYVIEYKRPFWRENGFSGMFYSNSGIIAEMYDHTNIDKTKFGFTGFLNPGAKAYTQEERKKFVLQQLEEILGQKATQPLLYEDKIWTDEFILDGNPVLEYPHQNNGHLLLQHQYMNRKLFFGGTEVSPIYSGYMEGAIIAAKNCFEKLVDSK